The Papaver somniferum cultivar HN1 chromosome 3, ASM357369v1, whole genome shotgun sequence genome includes a region encoding these proteins:
- the LOC113355941 gene encoding photosynthetic NDH subunit of subcomplex B 1, chloroplastic-like — MATALQNNCISPFLSSNPFSPSIPSTTQYFTSLSFSVVNPLETSCCRRAKFTANAKKRNSWLDPFDYGDDPEMGSGSMYAEGKQDEDPRPPEDPNNPYGFLKFPPGFMPEVASIGSKVRGDVRRCCCVISGGVYENLLYFPVIQLIKDRYPGVQVDVLASARGKQTYELNKNVRWADVWDSDEDFPDPAEYTDMIGILKGRYYDMILSTKLAGLGHASFLFMTSSRDTVSYVYPNVNAAGAGVILSEQFIPDKLNLAEDGYHMYHQMLDWLGRPRHNVPRQPVPPLKVSISRKVKDVVETKYKNTGAEKGKYIVIHGIKSDSKASMQSKGDTDSLLPIQVWDEITEAIKGGIKPVFVIPHEKERDDVEEVVGDDASIVFITTPGQLAALINDSIGVIATNTAAIQLANAREKPSIALFCSEEKARLFVPNAQEKRCIPISSKTGKLIDIDVEAVKNSLQIFEGVLALA, encoded by the exons ATGGCTACAGCTCTGCAAAACAATTGCATTTCACCTTTTCTGTCATCAAACCCATTCTCACCTTCAATACCCTCGACGACGCAGTACTTTACAAGTCTTTCTTTTTCGGTAGTAAATCCGTTAGAGACCAGTTGTTGCAGAAGAGCAAAATTTACAGCAAATGCAAAGAAAAGGAACTCATGGTTAGACCCTTTTGATTATGGAGATGACCCAGAAATGGGTTCTGGTTCAATGTATGCAGAAGGAAAGCAAGACGAAGACCCGAGACCACCTGAGGATCCAAACAATCCGTATGGGTTTCTCAAATTCCCACCTGGTTTTATGCCTGAAGTTGCCTCCATTGGGTCAAAAGTCAGGGGAGATGTTCGGAGATGTTGTTGTGTCATCTCTGGTGGTGTCTACGAAAATCTGTTGTACTTTCCTGTAATTCAGTTGATTAAAGATAGATACCCTGGTGTTCAAGTAGATGTTCTTGCATCCGCTAGAGGTAAACAAACTTATGAGTTGAACAAAAATGTCAGGTGGGCTGATGTgtgggattctgatgaagattttCCTGATCCAGCTGAGTATACCGACATGATCGGGATTCTAAAG GGTAGGTACTATGATATGATACTATCTACAAAACTGGCAGGACTGGGGCATGCATCATTCTTGTTTATGACTTCATCTAGGGATACAGTTAGCTACGTGTACCCAAATGTAAATGCAGCAGGAGCAGGAGTAATTTTATCCGAACAATTTATACCAGATAAACTAAACCTAGCTGAGGATGGTTATCACAT GTATCATCAGATGCTCGATTGGTTAGGACGACCTAGGCATAATGTACCAAGACAACCTGTGCCACCCTTGAAAGTATCAATCTCCAGGAAAGTGAAGGATGTAGTAGAGACAAAATACAAGAATACAGGTGCGGAGAAAGGGAAATATATTGTAATTCATGGTATCAAATCAGATTCGAAAGCTTCAATGCAATCTAAAGGGGATACTGACAGTTTGTTGCCAATTCAAGTATGGGATGAAATAACAGAGGCAATAAAGGG GGGTATTAAGCCTGTATTCGTCATTCCACATGAGAAAGAAAGAGATGATGTGGAAGAAGTAGTAGGAGATGATGCCAGTATTGTATTCATCACCACTCCTGGACAG TTGGCAGCTCTAATCAATGATTCCATTGGAGTCATTGCAACAAATACTGCCGCTATACAACTTGCAAATGCTCGTGAAAAACCAAG TATCGCACTATTTTGTTCCGAGGAAAAGGCCAGACTCTTCGTTCCCAATGCACAAGAGAAAAGATGTATCCCAATCTCATCTAAAACAGGgaagttgattgatattgatgttGAAGCAGTTAAAAA